The following are from one region of the bacterium genome:
- a CDS encoding type II secretion system GspH family protein — protein MSKVIYSKSGLTLMEILIALAIFAVAGVISLQSCLISTRHIQIVNNEKNLVMLSNMKLEEYKIEKIDIEREKNGFFAEPFEDYYWEFELADITITDTEYGVSFTPYKLTVGTKGDVYSTLTSFLKSDRLDEKK, from the coding sequence TTGAGTAAGGTTATATATTCTAAAAGTGGTTTAACACTTATGGAGATTCTGATTGCACTTGCTATATTTGCAGTAGCAGGTGTGATTTCTTTACAGTCCTGTCTCATTTCAACAAGACATATTCAGATAGTCAATAATGAAAAAAACCTTGTTATGCTATCAAATATGAAGTTAGAGGAGTATAAGATAGAAAAGATAGATATAGAAAGAGAAAAAAATGGTTTTTTTGCTGAACCATTTGAAGATTATTACTGGGAATTTGAACTGGCGGATATAACTATCACAGATACAGAATATGGCGTTTCATTTACTCCTTATAAACTTACAGTAGGAACAAAAGGAGATGTATACTCAACACTAACCAGTTTTTTAAAATCAGATAGATTGGATGAAAAGAAATGA
- a CDS encoding prepilin-type N-terminal cleavage/methylation domain-containing protein — protein sequence MKNKKGFTLIELLIATLLVLLLFGIMYATFFSVSNTIEKVEKKMKISEIIFKFISRFKMEVKCMIREEKSEPSFDIKEITFLTITETSPYPVRVTYTVEKTPEGLENLLRKQESLLTNYSFLFSVIDGYDSIKFLFYIDGIWREYVDKPEKVSAIGLEIMEGNERLFFPVKMYGTFVDEEEK from the coding sequence ATGAAGAATAAAAAGGGGTTTACACTTATTGAACTTCTTATAGCCACACTTTTAGTCCTTTTATTATTTGGTATCATGTATGCAACATTTTTTTCTGTAAGTAATACAATTGAAAAAGTTGAGAAGAAAATGAAGATATCGGAGATAATATTTAAATTTATAAGTAGATTTAAAATGGAAGTGAAATGTATGATAAGAGAAGAAAAGAGTGAGCCATCTTTTGATATAAAAGAGATAACATTTCTTACAATAACAGAGACATCTCCATATCCTGTAAGGGTGACATATACTGTTGAAAAGACACCGGAGGGTCTTGAAAATCTTTTACGGAAGCAGGAATCTTTGCTTACCAATTATTCTTTTTTGTTTTCGGTAATAGATGGTTATGATAGTATAAAATTTCTGTTTTATATAGATGGTATATGGCGTGAGTATGTAGATAAACCTGAAAAGGTAAGTGCAATTGGACTTGAGATAATGGAAGGTAATGAAAGGTTGTTTTTTCCTGTAAAGATGTATGGGACATTTGTTGATGAAGAAGAGAAATGA
- a CDS encoding general secretion pathway protein GspK, with protein sequence MKKRNEGVVVIFVLIFTTAISMMAIFLGARVKQYISLFSGIKRENEMENIAEMGIEIGKVLLDISQKKHMISEEVGYIKRQYEVDGMNIEILIEDENGKINPNKIFGSEKGEIHTYLLDVYKRFFSVMGYSENLSDALLDWIDEDNIPRAGGAEASFYMSSGFSYLPSNKPLYNPEEMLLVAGFTKDIVFGNNNKKGLINFITTFSDGKINVNTCYPEVLNALGFSTVDVERITTERARRPIEEKFMVEVNKEVYLKNRAVIVFKSSYFTISSRVTDEEGNKKELKAYVRRTDKTTDIIRMNIK encoded by the coding sequence ATGAAGAAGAGAAATGAAGGTGTTGTTGTTATTTTTGTGCTGATATTTACCACAGCAATATCTATGATGGCTATTTTTTTGGGTGCTCGGGTAAAACAATATATTTCTCTATTTTCAGGGATAAAAAGAGAAAATGAAATGGAAAACATCGCAGAGATGGGGATTGAAATTGGAAAGGTTTTACTTGATATATCGCAGAAGAAACATATGATTTCAGAAGAGGTAGGATATATAAAAAGACAGTATGAAGTAGATGGAATGAATATAGAGATACTTATAGAGGATGAAAATGGAAAAATAAATCCTAACAAAATTTTCGGCTCTGAAAAAGGGGAAATACACACCTATCTCCTTGATGTATATAAAAGATTCTTTTCTGTTATGGGATATTCGGAAAACTTATCTGATGCATTACTTGATTGGATAGATGAAGATAATATTCCCAGGGCAGGAGGAGCGGAGGCGAGTTTTTATATGTCATCAGGATTTTCTTATCTCCCTTCCAATAAACCTCTTTATAATCCAGAAGAGATGCTTTTAGTAGCAGGATTTACAAAAGATATTGTTTTTGGAAATAATAATAAAAAAGGGTTGATAAATTTTATTACTACGTTCTCGGATGGTAAAATTAATGTGAATACATGCTATCCAGAGGTATTGAATGCACTCGGTTTTTCAACAGTAGATGTTGAGAGGATAACAACAGAAAGAGCAAGAAGACCTATAGAAGAAAAGTTTATGGTTGAAGTAAATAAAGAAGTATATCTGAAAAACCGTGCTGTTATTGTATTTAAAAGCAGTTATTTTACTATATCTTCTCGGGTAACAGATGAGGAGGGTAATAAAAAAGAATTAAAGGCATATGTAAGAAGGACAGATAAGACAACAGATATTATAAGGATGAATATAAAATGA